Below is a window of Chloroflexi bacterium ADurb.Bin180 DNA.
GAAAGTCAAACACAAAGTCATCCTGGAGAGCAAGGCCCGCCGCGCTTCTGGCCTGCTTGTCCAGCGTGACCCGATAGCGGGTGGCCCTGGCGAATCCGTCCCCTGACGGCAGAAAGCTGAGTCGGTTCTTGTCCCAGTGAAAGCTGCCCTGAACCGCGGGGGAGACGGCAAAAGCCGCCTCTACCGAGCGTTGATCCATCGGCTGGTCAAAGGTGAGAACCACTGGGTCAAGGGGAGCCTGCTCCTGCCCGCGCTGCGGCCCCCGGCTCACTACGACAGGAGACTGGGGAGGCAGGGGGGCGATGGTGGGCGCCGGGGTTGGCGAAGGCCGGGGCACTGGCGTGGGTTTGGTCGTGCATGACAAAAGAGTCAGAGCCACAAACACGAGAGCCAGATAGCGGAAACGAGTCCAGCAGGATGGCATGAACGCACCTCCCCGAGCAGAGCTCTGTCGTTGCTGTGTGGTAGACGCGATATTGAGGCGGTCAGTTCCCCTAGACGGGGTTGAGCAGGTGCAAGAGGCGCAGGCCGTCCAGCGTCAGCCAGGGGTCGAGGTCGTTGATTTCCGGGCTCAGGGGAGCCAGAACGCGGCTGTGACCGCCGGTGGCGATGACCTGCGCTTCCCCGCCCAACTCGCTCTTCATGCGTCGCAAGACACCCTCGACCAGGCCGATGTGTCCCAGAACAAGCCCCGATTGCATCGATTGCACAGTGTTCTTGCCGATGGCATGCGCCGGGGCGCTCAGACTGACGCGGGGCAGTTGGGACGTAGCGCTGGTGAGAGCTTCGGCGGCGACCCCCAGCCCGACCGCGATGGCCACCCCCTCAAAATCGCCCTTGGCGCTGACGGCGCTAAAGGTCGTAGCAGTGCCGAAATCCACCACAATGCAGGCGCCCCGGTAGCGCTGGTAGGCCGCCACGGCGTTGGCCAGCAGGTCGGCTCCCAGCTCGCGCGGGTTGTCGATGCGAATCTGCAGCCCAGTGCGGATGTCGGGACTCACCATCAGCACCCTGGCATTCACGTGGTTCGCCAAGACCTCGCTGAACACAGTGGTGAGCGGCGGAACCACGCTGGCCAGCACAATGCGGTCGACCGCGCTCAGGTCATGGCCGCCATCGCGGAGCAGCGACTTGAGCAGCATCGCGTACTCGTCTGGCATCTGATTGCGGATGGTACGCACGCGCCAGTGGGCAAGCCAGTCGTGCCCGTCCGCGAGTCCGATGACCACATTGCTGTTCCCTACATTCACGCAAAGTAGCATGAACCCCTCCTGGCCTGACAAACCGGGTGCTCTGGCAGTGACTGGCGATGCTTGCCAAACCCCTGGAAGTGTGCTAGGATGACCCGGCCCGTGTCGAACACAGACGCTCGTTCCGCCATTCTATTGGCTTTCGGCTGCCTGGTCAAAGAGCTTGGCAGCCGCAGGCCTCTTCAGGAGATATGATGGCCGACCCGATTATCCGTCTGGATGGGGTCAGCTTTAAGTACAACGCGGGGTCCCCCGATCCCCACTTGGCTCTTCGTGACATCAACCTCCAGATATGGCCCGGCGATTATGTGGTTATCGTGGGCCACAACGGTTCCGGCAAGTCCACGTTGGCCAAGCTGCTCAATGCACTGCTTCAGCCCACGGTCGGCGATGTGTGGGTCGACGAGATGAACACCCGTAACCAGCGACAGATCCCGGAAATCCGCAGCACGGTCGGGATGGTCTTTCAGGTACCGGACAACCAGATCGTAGCAACGGTGGTGGAGGAAGATGTGGCCTTTGGCCCCGAGAACCTGGGGGTACCGCGGGCCGAGATACGCCTGCGTGTCGATGCCGCCCTAGATGCGGTGGGGCTGACCGAAAAACGGCAGAGACCGCCGCACCTCCTCTCGGCTGGCGAGAAGCAGCGGGTGGCCATCGCCGGCGTAATCGCCATGCAGCCCAAGGTGATGGTGCTCGATGAGGCCACCGCCTACCTCGATCCGCAGGGCAGGTCGCAGGTGCTGGATGTGATTCGGCAACTCAATCGCTCCGGCATGACTGTAGTGGCGATCACGCACTTTATGCACGAAGCGGTCGAGGGCAATCGTGTGCTGGTGATGGAGAACTCGCGCATTGCCCTCGAAGGAACGCCGCGCGACGTCTTTGGCCAGGTTGAGCGACTGAGAGAACTACAGCTCGACGTGCCTCAGCCGACGGACCTGGCCTATCGGCTGCACCAGCGCTGGTCGGGCTTCCCTGAGGGCTTGCTGACTGTCCCGGAAGTGGTGGAGGAGACGGTCAAGCTGTGGCAGCGAATGAGGCCGGCATGAGCATCGATGTTGGCGGCACGGGGCGAGAACCGCTGATCGAGTTGCGGAGTCTCGAGCATGCCTACCTGCGAGGCACGCCTCTGGAGACGCCGGCGCTACGCGGAATCACCCTGCGCGTGCTGCGCGGGGAGGCCCTGGGCATCATCGGACGCTCGGGGTCTGGCAAGTCGACCACGGTGCAGCATATGAACGGGCTGCTCAGACCCATCGCTCGCGGGCAGGCCCTGGTCTACGGCCAGGACATGGCTGACCCCGGGCTGGACATTCGCACCATTCGCCAGAAAGTGGGCCTGGTCTTTCAGCACCCAGAGGATCAGCTATTCGAGCGACTGGTGGGCGATGACGTGGCCTTCGGCCCGCTCAGGATGGGCCTGACGCTGGATGAAGCCCGCGATCGCGTGAGATGGGCCATGGACGCGGTGGGACTGGACTTGGCCGCTTTTAAAGACCGTTTCACCTTTTCACTGAGCGGCGGCGAAATGCGCAAGGTGGCCATTGCCGGAGTTCTCGCCCTCAAACCCGAGGTCCTCGTGCTGGACGAATCGACCTCGGGACTTGACCCCCGGGGCCGCCGTGAGCTGCTGGCGCTGATGAGGCGCTGGAAGGAGAGAGAGGGGCTCACCATCGTCTTTGTCTCCTGCAACATGGAGGATATCGCGGCACTGGTGGATCGCGTTTGCGTGCTCGACCAGGGACGCAGCGTGCTGGAAGGGCAAGTGCGAGAGGTGTTCTCCCGGCCCGCAGAGCTGCAACAGTATGGGTTGAATGCCCCGCAGATCACCGAGATCCTCGTGGAGCTCAAAGAACGGGGGTTGGACGTGGACCCGCGCTGCAGCAACGTGGCCGAGGCTGAGGAGCAGGTGTGGAAGACTTTGAGTACCTGAGACACGTCACCATCGGTCAGTACCTTCCCGGAAGCTCGCTGGTGCACCGGATGGATCCGCGCGCCAAGATGATCATCCTGTTCCTGATGGCCGCCGCGGTGACGGTGAACATGTCCTACACGGCCAACATCATTCTGCTGGTGGTCAGTGTGGTCTACGTGCTGGCAGCCCGGGTTTCGCTGCGCTACATCCTCGGCGGAGTCAAGCCCGTATTACCGTTTATGATCCTGTTAGCCGCTATGCAGCTCCTCTTCTATGGCAACCAGTTCATTGGCCCGAACCTGCAGAACGTGGTTCTCTGGAAGTGGTGGATTGTCAACGTCACTACCGGCAGTGTGCAACTGGTGGTCATTTCCATCCTGCGGTTCCTGCAACTGCTGTTGCTGGCCAGTCTGCTGACCAACACGACCACCACAACTGAACTATCGCATGGCGTGGAGCGGCTGCTGCGTCCCCTGGCACGGATAGGCGTGCCGGCGCACGAGCTATCACTGGTCGCGACCATCGCCCTGCGCTTTGTGCCCATTCTGGCGGAACAGCTCGAGACGGTGGCCAAGGCTCAGGCGTCACGAGGGGCAGAGCTGGCAGGGGGCGGCCCGCTGCACTTGGTTCAGTCGGCGCGACGGCTGGCGGTGCTGATTGTACCCCTGTTTATGGACGCCTTTCGCCGCTCGGAAGATCTCATTCTGGCCATGGAGGCACGCTGCTACCTGGGCGGTAAGAACCGCACCCATCTCATCGAGCTGAGGTATAATGGGATAGACTATGCGGCGATAGCAGCAAACCTCGTGCTCGCCGTCTGGCTCATTGTCTATCGCAACCGGTTTCCGTTCTAGCCAGGCAGAAGAACAAGGTGCCTTTCCTGACCGCAGCGGAGATGAAGGAGGTAGTTCGATGCAAAGCGGGCTGAGTGTGCGCAAGATCGTCATTTCTGGCGTGCTGGGGGCAATTGCCATCCTGCTCGGAGCAACAAGACTCGGATTCATCCCCGTGCCGTTTATCGTGGGCGACGCGACCATCATGCACGTGCCGGCGATCATCGGCGGAATCCTTGAAGGGCCCATCGTGGGGGCCATCATCGGCACCATCTTTGGGGTGTTCAGCTTTCTCCAGGTGGGGGCACCCATGTTCAAAGATCCGCTGATCTCGATCCTCCCGCGCGTCCCCATCGGCGTCACGGCGTTTCTAGCCTACGCCGCACTGAAAAAGCGCAACGAGTACCTGGCCCTGATCATCTCAGCCATTGTGGGCACGTTCACCAACACGCTGTTGGTGCTGGGCATGGCCGTGCTGAGGGGCTACCTGACTCCTGCCGTCGCGGGCGCGATCGTGCTGCCTTTTGGCTCGGCCGAAGCAGTCCTGGCAGCGATCATCGTGGTGGCTGTGGTCAGCGCCTGGAAGCACCTCGAGTCGGGGCACGGCAAGTCCAGGATCTAGCTGCGAGCTCTAGCGCAAGACGGTGATCTGAACTGCCTCGGAACAGAAGGACCGTCCCACAGGGTCGGTCAGTTCGGCGACAAAGGTGTGCTCGCCCGGCGTGAGCTGCCACAGCGTCGCGTACGGAGGTGAGGTCAGCTCGTTCAGAAGCTGATCGTCGGCGTACAGGCGAAGCGACGCCACTTCCACCGAGGCCTGGGCGCGCACCTCGATGCGTTGTGAGTCTTCGGGAACAGAGGATACCATCCGGTAAGTGGTGCCGGCGCGCGGGCTAACCAGGACGACCGCCGGCGCGGGTTTCGCAGAGCCGCCGGCCGGACTCGTCCGGTCGATGAAGTAGTGAACCCCCACGCGGTACTGCTGCTCGGCCACCCAGTCGGCCGCTTCTGCTGGCAAAAAGACCCCAACCTGTCGGCGCAGGTACTCGGGCCGGGTATCAGGCGAGGCCAGCTCGCCAGTGCGTGAGTCGACCTCGACCCGGCGATGCATTGTGCAGGTCGCAGTCGGGCCGTGTCCCTCGATGAACCACTCCTGGCGAACGGGACACCACGGCCCCGGAAGCGCCCCTGACTCGGCGCACACGGTCTCCCTGACCATCCCCTGAGGTACGTCGAAAGGCAGCACTGCCTGGCCCTTCAGTGCCTCGAGCATGACATCATGCCAGAGCGGAGCGGCCCCGCTGATCCCGGACACATCGACCATGGGCGAGTTGTCCGCGTTGCCCGTCCACACGCCCACCACGAGCTGCGGCGTGTAGCCCACGGTCCAGTTGTCTCGCCAGTCGGTAGTAGTTCCTGTCTTGGCGGCAGCGGGTCGATCCAGGGTGAGTGCGCTATCTTCGCCAAAGGCAGGGATTCTCGCCTCGTCGTCGGCCAGGATGTCCGTGATCCAGAAGGCTACCTTCTCATCGAGGACGCGCGCGCGAGCCGGCGTAGCCGCCTGCCTGAGCAGAGCGCCGGAAGCGGCCTCCACGCGCGTGATGGCCACCGGGTCAACCCTCAGGCCGCCAGACGCAAAGGCCGCGTAGGCTGCCGTGAGGTCAAGCAGCCTGACCTCACCACCGCCGAGCGTGAGAGACAGACCGTAGCGCTGCGGGTCGGTAAGCGTAGAGAGGCCCATCCGCTGTGCCAGATTCACGACCTGCGGAACGCCAACGTGATCGAGGGTCTTGACCGCAACCACATTCAGCGACGAGCCGAGCGCCTCCCGCAGGAGCACCGGGCCGTGGTAGATACGGTCATAGTTCACCGGAACGTAGGTCGCGCCTTCACGCGTGGTAAAGGCCGACTCGATATCCAGTACCATCGTGGCCGGCGTCCAGGCGGGGTCGTTGCTGAACGCAGCGGCGTAGGTCACCGGTTTGATAGCCGAGCCCGGCTGCCGGGGCATCAGGGCGACGTTGACTGCCCCGCTGATGCGCAAGTCAAAGTAGTCCGGGCTGCCCAGCATGGCCAGAATCTGCCCGTTGCGCGGGTCGATGGCTACCACCGCGGCGTCGGTGACGTTGTGCGCTGGCTCGTTCACCTGCGCCACAGAGAGCTGGCTCAGGTGGTAGCGCGCGAGGGATTCCACGCGGGCCTGGAGGTCCACGTCCAGCGTGGTGTGCACCCGCAGGCCGAGCCGGTAGATCTGCTCATCCCCAAACTCCTGGCGCAGCAACCCCCAGACGTACATTATAAAGTGCGGAGCACGAATGGGAAAGGGAGTGGCCGCATAGTGGAGCTGCTCGTTCGCCGCCTGCTCTGCCTCCTGAGGCGCAAGCAAACCTTGTTTTACCAACAGCCCCAGAACCACCGCCTGACGAGCCTGTGCGGCTGCTGGGTCGCTCAATGGGTCGTAGAGGGCCGGCGCCTGAGGAAGCCCGGCGATGAGGGCACACTCAGCCAGGTCCAGATCCTGAACCGGCTTGCCAAAGTAGGTGCGAGAGGCTGCTTCCACGCCGTAGGCCAGGTTGCCGTAGTAGATCTGGTTCAGGTAAAGCTCGAGAATGCGCTCCTTGCTCAGCGTCCTGGCCAGCCGGAAGGCGAGGATGGACTCGCGCAGCTTGCGCCGCAGGGTTCGCGGGGTGCGTTCCTCAGGACTCAGAAGCAGATAGCGTGCCAACTGCTGGGTGATGGTACTGCCCCCGGAGAGCACCTCACCGCCGCGCAGGTTGATCCAGAGAGCGCGCAGGATGGCCCGCGCGTCCACACCGGGATTGGCGTAAAAACTGGCATCTTCCGTAGCGACTGTAGCCTCACGCAGCCACAAGGGGATCGACTCGAAGGACACCGGCTGGTGCCGGCCCAGATTGGGGTCGAGAATCTCGTACAGCACCCGACCGCGTCGATCATAGATGATCGTGCTAGGGGCGATTCCCGCGCTGGATACCCGACGAGGATCTGGCAGGTCGCGGAGCAGCCATAGGTAGACTGCTCCGCCGATGACGACGAGTGCGCCGGTCAGGAGCAGAGCCAGACGTGATCTGGTAAGCATCTTCTTGGCCATGGTACTCGATCAGTGGACGACGTGCGCGCGGCCGCTGTTCCCACGGGCGCACGGAAGCGGCGACGTCAGTCTAGAGCGCCAGTCGCTCGCTCACATAGAGCAGCAGGAAGGACAGGCTGTTGATGAAGGTGTGAACAAAGATGGCCGGCCACAGGGAGCCGGTCAGCTCGAGCAGCCCGGCGAACAGCACGCCGAGCAAGAAGATGGGCGGGTAGGAGGTCGGCAGGATGTGAATCAGCGCAAAGATCAAGCCGTTGAGCAGCAGCGCCCACTTCAGGCCCAGATGCTGCCTCATACCGGCGAACAGGTAGCCGCGGAAGAAGACCTCCTCGGCAAAGGGTCCGACCAGACCGCCGGCCAGGAGGGCAGCAACGAGCCCGCCGATTCCGCCGCCAAAAAGGGGCAGCATGTTGGGTTGGGTACGCAGATTGAAAAGGCTGAGCACCAGCGACCAGATGACGGTGCCGGTCATTGCCAGTGCCCACGCCGCGCATCCCAGGACCAGGCCACGCACCATACTGAAGGGCCTGAAGCCTACGCTGGACCAGCCCAGCCCATGCCGGCGCAGACCAAACCACCACACCGGCAGCAGCAGGCCCAGTTCACCGATGAGGGTGATCGCGCCGGTGACCTGCTTGGGGAGTGGCGCCGACAGGCGTGACTGAAGCACTGCCAGCGCAGCAGTGAGGGCGAAGGTCAGGACAAACATGGAGGCAAGGCCGCTAACGCCCACCGCCACCAACTCCCGCTTTGACCAGGGCAGCGACGGTGGGGGAGTGCCGCGGTCCTCGAGCAGATTGCCTCCTGGTACCGTAGAGATGCCGCTGTCGGCAAGGTCCGGCTGGTTGCTCATGCGCACGATCCTTCTCCACGCCGCTCGAGGCAGCGCGCCAAAGATGGGGAGTGGATATGGCCTCCCGCAGCGCGCTGCGGTAGAATCGGCCGTGACTTGGCTGGCCACGAGTATAGAGCCAAGTAGGATGGTGGTCAACATCGACCTGATGGAAGACAAATGCGCTCCGGGGTCATCCGACCAAGAGCCATCGGTGACATAATACAGACACCTGGCCCTACGAGGAGAGCAGCAGGGCAGAGCTTGAGCCGCGTGACTCGGCAACCAGTGCCAGCCTCAGGGCCAGCGCTGGTTGCGGGCTCTGGCGGGTTGTGCTACAATTGAACCGTGCACGGAATTGGTTTGCGCGATCACACGGGAGCTTCTGAACGGGAGAAGAGGTGCCGCCCATGACCGAGCAAGTTGTGCTATGCCCCCAGTGTCAGGGTCAAGTTTGCTTTTCGGGCCCCCGCCGTTTTGTGCAGTGTGCCTGCTGCGGGAGCAACCTGGTAATCCGATGTGACGAAGCAGGGCAAGCCAGCCTCGAGATGCCAGGCCCGGCCTTTCTCGAGCTGGCCGCCACCAGCCCGGGAGAGCGAGCCAAGAGCCTGGCCCTCCAGGTCTCGGACGCCCAGGAGGAGCTGCAGTTGAGACAGGCCGAAGTAGATGCCACCTCTACCGCCTACTGGCGAGGGCGACTCGGGCTGCAGCGGGTGATCGCTGGTTCGCAGAACTGCACCTATGTTTCGGGCCTGCTGTGCGCTGCGGCTGGCTTTCTGGCGCTGTTCGCCCTGCAGTCTGACGAACGCCTGTATGGGGGAGCGATTGCCCTGCTGATAGCGCTGGTAGCCTGGGCATTCCAAAGGGAATGGCGAAGCGAAGAGAAGCTCGGGGAGGCCGACCTGGCCGGCTCGCTCGCTGCTGTGGCTGAGGCCAGGGCCGCCTACGACGCCACAATGAACCGCCTGGCCGACCTCTCTTGCGAGCAGTCCATCTGCGTGGCGTTTGCGAGCGGCGCAACGGAAGCAGCACCGGCATGAGACTGCCTTTTGAAGTTGAACTGGCCGGTGAAGGCGGGCAAGGGGTAGTACTCGCAGCAATCATCCTGGCCGACGCGGCGGCGACCTATGACGGCCGCTTTGTCGCCCAGTCGGCCTCCTACGGCCCCGAGGCCAGGGGGGGACTGACCAGGTCCGAAGTAGTCATCAGCGACCAGGAGATCGATTATCCCAAGGTAGTTCGTCCGGACCTGCTCGTAGCGATGAATCAGGACGCTTGCGACAAGTACGCCAGCCGGCTGAAGCCAGACGGAGTGCTGGTGGTTGACTCGACCCACGTGAGCATCGCGCCGCCGGGCAGGGTGTACGCCGTGCCCATCACCAGACTGGCAGAGGAGTCCACCGGGCGGCTGGTTACGGCCAACGTCGTGGCCCTGGGAGTCATCGTGGGGATTTCGGGCGCCGTGTCCGACGCCGCAGCGGAGAGCGCCGTGCGGGCCAGGTCTCCGGAAGGGACGGCGGAGGTCAATCTCAAGGCACTGCACGCGGGGCTGACGGCGGCGCGGGCAGCAGCACTGCAGTGAGCAGGCGGGAGACTGCAGCTCGAGACCCGGTCGGAGGCAGGCACCGGGTCTTTTTGTGGGAGGATGAATGAGGGTCGAGTTCACCGGGAAGCATCGCGAGTACGACGGGTTCTTCAAGCTCGATTCGTACGCTCTGCGCTTTCAGCGCTATGACGGCACCATGACCCGGCCTGTGGAGAGGCTGGTGTTCGAACGGGGTGACTCAGCGGCCGTGTTGCTATACGATAGCGAGGGACGGACGGTTGTGCTGGTCGAGCAGTTTCGCTTGCCGGCGTACCTCCGGGAGGAGGGAAATGGAACGCTGCTCGAGGTCGTCGCCGGCACGATAGAGGAGGGTCGCGCCCCCGAGGACGTGGCGCGATGTGAAGTGGTCGAGGAGGCGGGTTTTTCGCTGCAACAGCTCGAGCCAGTGGGCTGCTTTTACGTCAGCCCGGGCGCCTGCACCGAGCGCATCTGGCTCTACATCGCCTGGGTCAAGCCGCAGGACAGGATCGGCAGCGGCGGGGGAGTGGGCGACGGCGAGAGCATTCGAATACACGAAATGCCATTGGCCGAGGCGCTGCTCCGGGTTCAAGAGGGCAAGATACGCGACGCCAAGACGATCATCGCTTTGCAGCATCTGGCACTGAGCCTGAGGCACGACGATGCCTAGGCCTGCCCTGATCTCGGATCCGTCGCTGAGCAGCCTGCTCGCGCGCATTGCGGCAGAGTATCCGGGCCTCTATCTGGCCGGAGGGCGCATTCGCGATTGGCTGCTGGGCCGCGAGGGCCGCGATGTCGACCTGTGCGTCGCTCGTGGGGCGATACGCCTGGCTAGGGGCATTGCCAACGCCACGGGAGGAGCGTTCTACATCCTCGATGACGACACGGATGCGGCGCGCATCCTCTACCAGGAAAGCGGCCTCGTCGTCGACCTGGCCAGCCTGCGTGGTGGTGACATAATCAGCGATCTCAAAGCCAGGGATCTGACCATCAACGCCATGGCAGTGCGTCTGGCGGATGTAGCACTTGCCGAGCCACGGCTGATCGATCCGTGTCACGGGCGCCAAGACCTCGAGGCGAGAGTGGTCCGCGCGACCTCGGAGGAGGCGTTTCGGCACGATCCAGTCCGGCTGCTGCGAGCGGTGCGGCTGGAGGCAGTGCTGCG
It encodes the following:
- the coaX gene encoding Type III pantothenate kinase; protein product: MLLCVNVGNSNVVIGLADGHDWLAHWRVRTIRNQMPDEYAMLLKSLLRDGGHDLSAVDRIVLASVVPPLTTVFSEVLANHVNARVLMVSPDIRTGLQIRIDNPRELGADLLANAVAAYQRYRGACIVVDFGTATTFSAVSAKGDFEGVAIAVGLGVAAEALTSATSQLPRVSLSAPAHAIGKNTVQSMQSGLVLGHIGLVEGVLRRMKSELGGEAQVIATGGHSRVLAPLSPEINDLDPWLTLDGLRLLHLLNPV
- the ecfA2_1 gene encoding Energy-coupling factor transporter ATP-binding protein EcfA2: MADPIIRLDGVSFKYNAGSPDPHLALRDINLQIWPGDYVVIVGHNGSGKSTLAKLLNALLQPTVGDVWVDEMNTRNQRQIPEIRSTVGMVFQVPDNQIVATVVEEDVAFGPENLGVPRAEIRLRVDAALDAVGLTEKRQRPPHLLSAGEKQRVAIAGVIAMQPKVMVLDEATAYLDPQGRSQVLDVIRQLNRSGMTVVAITHFMHEAVEGNRVLVMENSRIALEGTPRDVFGQVERLRELQLDVPQPTDLAYRLHQRWSGFPEGLLTVPEVVEETVKLWQRMRPA
- the ecfA2_2 gene encoding Energy-coupling factor transporter ATP-binding protein EcfA2; translation: MSIDVGGTGREPLIELRSLEHAYLRGTPLETPALRGITLRVLRGEALGIIGRSGSGKSTTVQHMNGLLRPIARGQALVYGQDMADPGLDIRTIRQKVGLVFQHPEDQLFERLVGDDVAFGPLRMGLTLDEARDRVRWAMDAVGLDLAAFKDRFTFSLSGGEMRKVAIAGVLALKPEVLVLDESTSGLDPRGRRELLALMRRWKEREGLTIVFVSCNMEDIAALVDRVCVLDQGRSVLEGQVREVFSRPAELQQYGLNAPQITEILVELKERGLDVDPRCSNVAEAEEQVWKTLST
- the ecfT_3 gene encoding Energy-coupling factor transporter transmembrane protein EcfT, with amino-acid sequence MEDFEYLRHVTIGQYLPGSSLVHRMDPRAKMIILFLMAAAVTVNMSYTANIILLVVSVVYVLAARVSLRYILGGVKPVLPFMILLAAMQLLFYGNQFIGPNLQNVVLWKWWIVNVTTGSVQLVVISILRFLQLLLLASLLTNTTTTTELSHGVERLLRPLARIGVPAHELSLVATIALRFVPILAEQLETVAKAQASRGAELAGGGPLHLVQSARRLAVLIVPLFMDAFRRSEDLILAMEARCYLGGKNRTHLIELRYNGIDYAAIAANLVLAVWLIVYRNRFPF
- the pbpG_2 gene encoding Penicillin-binding protein 2D gives rise to the protein MAKKMLTRSRLALLLTGALVVIGGAVYLWLLRDLPDPRRVSSAGIAPSTIIYDRRGRVLYEILDPNLGRHQPVSFESIPLWLREATVATEDASFYANPGVDARAILRALWINLRGGEVLSGGSTITQQLARYLLLSPEERTPRTLRRKLRESILAFRLARTLSKERILELYLNQIYYGNLAYGVEAASRTYFGKPVQDLDLAECALIAGLPQAPALYDPLSDPAAAQARQAVVLGLLVKQGLLAPQEAEQAANEQLHYAATPFPIRAPHFIMYVWGLLRQEFGDEQIYRLGLRVHTTLDVDLQARVESLARYHLSQLSVAQVNEPAHNVTDAAVVAIDPRNGQILAMLGSPDYFDLRISGAVNVALMPRQPGSAIKPVTYAAAFSNDPAWTPATMVLDIESAFTTREGATYVPVNYDRIYHGPVLLREALGSSLNVVAVKTLDHVGVPQVVNLAQRMGLSTLTDPQRYGLSLTLGGGEVRLLDLTAAYAAFASGGLRVDPVAITRVEAASGALLRQAATPARARVLDEKVAFWITDILADDEARIPAFGEDSALTLDRPAAAKTGTTTDWRDNWTVGYTPQLVVGVWTGNADNSPMVDVSGISGAAPLWHDVMLEALKGQAVLPFDVPQGMVRETVCAESGALPGPWCPVRQEWFIEGHGPTATCTMHRRVEVDSRTGELASPDTRPEYLRRQVGVFLPAEAADWVAEQQYRVGVHYFIDRTSPAGGSAKPAPAVVLVSPRAGTTYRMVSSVPEDSQRIEVRAQASVEVASLRLYADDQLLNELTSPPYATLWQLTPGEHTFVAELTDPVGRSFCSEAVQITVLR
- a CDS encoding CAAX amino terminal protease self- immunity, yielding MSNQPDLADSGISTVPGGNLLEDRGTPPPSLPWSKRELVAVGVSGLASMFVLTFALTAALAVLQSRLSAPLPKQVTGAITLIGELGLLLPVWWFGLRRHGLGWSSVGFRPFSMVRGLVLGCAAWALAMTGTVIWSLVLSLFNLRTQPNMLPLFGGGIGGLVAALLAGGLVGPFAEEVFFRGYLFAGMRQHLGLKWALLLNGLIFALIHILPTSYPPIFLLGVLFAGLLELTGSLWPAIFVHTFINSLSFLLLYVSERLAL
- the padE_1 gene encoding NADH-dependent phenylglyoxylate dehydrogenase subunit gamma, with the translated sequence MRLPFEVELAGEGGQGVVLAAIILADAAATYDGRFVAQSASYGPEARGGLTRSEVVISDQEIDYPKVVRPDLLVAMNQDACDKYASRLKPDGVLVVDSTHVSIAPPGRVYAVPITRLAEESTGRLVTANVVALGVIVGISGAVSDAAAESAVRARSPEGTAEVNLKALHAGLTAARAAALQ
- the nudF gene encoding ADP-ribose pyrophosphatase; translation: MRVEFTGKHREYDGFFKLDSYALRFQRYDGTMTRPVERLVFERGDSAAVLLYDSEGRTVVLVEQFRLPAYLREEGNGTLLEVVAGTIEEGRAPEDVARCEVVEEAGFSLQQLEPVGCFYVSPGACTERIWLYIAWVKPQDRIGSGGGVGDGESIRIHEMPLAEALLRVQEGKIRDAKTIIALQHLALSLRHDDA